A stretch of the Bacillus sp. FJAT-18017 genome encodes the following:
- a CDS encoding ATP-grasp fold amidoligase family protein, translating to MDYKKLITNQEMRFKILHILRFIPDEIMVKLQYRIKMGRKLNLKNPQRFTEKLQWYKLYYRIPLMTQCADKYKVREYIKSKGLSNTLNKLYAVHDSLDEINLTSLPEKFVIKTTNGSGTNFFCRDKSKFSLEDVKSSLSDWVKRDIYSAGREWSYKDVAPKVIVEELLEDKKNQFDGINDYKFLCFNGKAKYIVLDVDRHIEHKRNIYDIDWNFINVSTDHPNISESIPKPEGFEEMLAIANQLAADFPFVRVDLYWVNGKVYFGELTFYPWTGYVQFNPDEFDFILGNQFDLPI from the coding sequence TTGGATTATAAGAAACTTATTACAAATCAAGAAATGCGATTCAAGATATTACACATATTAAGGTTCATACCGGATGAAATAATGGTTAAATTACAATATAGAATTAAAATGGGTCGAAAACTCAATCTAAAGAATCCACAAAGATTTACTGAAAAACTCCAATGGTACAAGTTATATTACAGAATACCTTTAATGACACAATGCGCAGATAAATATAAAGTACGAGAATATATAAAATCTAAAGGTTTATCTAACACTTTAAATAAACTATATGCAGTCCATGACTCCCTTGATGAAATAAACCTTACTTCTTTACCAGAAAAGTTTGTAATAAAGACCACTAATGGTAGTGGGACGAACTTTTTTTGCAGAGATAAATCGAAATTCTCATTAGAGGATGTAAAAAGCTCTCTAAGTGATTGGGTCAAAAGAGATATTTATTCCGCAGGAAGAGAGTGGTCTTACAAAGATGTGGCACCCAAAGTTATTGTTGAAGAACTTTTAGAAGATAAAAAAAACCAATTTGATGGAATTAATGATTACAAATTTTTGTGCTTTAATGGAAAGGCAAAATATATTGTATTAGATGTTGATAGGCATATAGAACATAAGAGAAATATTTATGATATTGACTGGAATTTTATCAATGTAAGCACAGATCACCCAAATATTAGCGAAAGTATTCCAAAGCCTGAAGGATTTGAAGAGATGTTGGCAATTGCAAACCAACTTGCGGCAGATTTTCCTTTTGTACGAGTAGACTTATACTGGGTTAATGGTAAGGTGTATTTTGGTGAATTAACGTTTTATCCATGGACAGGTTATGTTCAATTTAATCCGGATGAATTTGATTTCATCCTAGGTAATCAGTTTGATTTACCGATTTAA
- a CDS encoding glycosyltransferase — MKIMQINAVYPTGSTGKIVKDIHTQLLEYGHESIICYGRGDKIKEENVYKTAPELIMKMQSLRSKITGYAYAGCLYSTFTLINIIKKEKPDVVHLHCINAFMVNIYKLLNFLKNNKIKTVLTLHAEFMYTAGPGHALDCDDWKTGYGKSSQKGLRPSSKIFDRSVEEWQMMKKAFDGFDNIIITSVSKWLHDRAKQSPFFTEKSMNVVLNGIDTNIFKPTDASELKRRYKISNEKIVLHVTPNFNDPLKGGKYVIEIAKQLRNKNVLFFVVGFKGDKRKLPSNIVPVSHTKDQVELAKYYSMSDLTLLTSARETFSMVCAESLSCGTPVVGFEAGGPEMISLKSYSEFVRYADIDALNKTIINWLDKRVSTKSIIEEARKSYSKEVMYKNYENLYKRLISYVE, encoded by the coding sequence ATGAAAATAATGCAAATAAATGCTGTTTATCCTACAGGTAGCACTGGAAAAATAGTGAAAGATATACACACTCAACTATTAGAATACGGACATGAATCAATTATTTGTTATGGGAGAGGCGATAAAATAAAAGAAGAGAATGTATACAAAACTGCACCAGAATTAATAATGAAAATGCAATCTTTGCGTTCAAAGATAACAGGTTATGCTTATGCAGGGTGTCTTTACTCCACATTCACTCTAATAAATATAATAAAAAAAGAAAAACCAGATGTTGTACATTTGCACTGTATAAATGCATTTATGGTAAATATTTATAAACTGCTTAATTTTTTAAAGAATAATAAAATTAAAACCGTCCTAACACTGCATGCTGAATTTATGTATACGGCTGGACCTGGTCATGCTTTAGATTGTGATGATTGGAAGACAGGTTATGGAAAAAGTTCACAAAAGGGTTTAAGACCGTCATCTAAAATATTCGATAGAAGCGTAGAAGAATGGCAAATGATGAAAAAAGCTTTCGATGGCTTCGATAATATTATTATAACATCAGTTTCGAAATGGTTGCATGATCGTGCGAAACAATCTCCTTTTTTTACAGAAAAATCAATGAATGTTGTATTAAATGGAATTGACACTAATATCTTCAAACCTACAGATGCATCTGAATTAAAGAGAAGGTATAAGATAAGCAATGAAAAAATAGTTCTACATGTTACACCAAACTTTAATGATCCTCTCAAAGGAGGAAAATATGTAATAGAAATAGCTAAACAGTTGCGGAATAAAAATGTCCTGTTTTTTGTTGTTGGTTTTAAAGGGGATAAAAGGAAATTACCGTCAAATATAGTACCCGTTTCACATACAAAGGATCAAGTTGAACTTGCAAAATACTATTCTATGTCAGATTTAACATTGTTAACAAGCGCTAGAGAAACCTTCTCGATGGTCTGTGCAGAATCATTATCATGTGGTACACCGGTTGTTGGGTTTGAAGCTGGAGGCCCTGAAATGATATCACTCAAATCATATAGTGAATTTGTAAGGTATGCGGATATAGATGCTTTAAATAAAACGATTATTAATTGGTTAGACAAACGTGTATCCACTAAATCTATCATAGAAGAGGCAAGAAAGTCCTATTCTAAAGAAGTTATGTATAAGAATTATGAGAATTTATACAAGAGGTTAATTAGCTATGTTGAGTAA
- a CDS encoding O-antigen ligase family protein translates to MLSKNNDVRDNIVLGYFIITILLFSFISTGGYKYGNQLLPDPVVFYIEKNPIYFHFFLSISVAVILSILMKFRLRFDIIAFFLLIKIIVIIIPITYIPEYMNYIGRISYHIIAFIVYLIALQTKNNKIEAFTKVAIVFSIILSIQVIFTSYYNYLNLGIDFGNILYKHYMRIPIASSNVIAAYLVPCIFLIAYNSKLSKFSKAIILPIIFLGVLLTKSDGAIVVFIVTFILSKVFLSKKGIYIKLFFSFLILIAFIIYLVFMRSNIYSIMNGRFEVISNVFKNWEQNILFGNGVIYETTNIGSFTGGHNILLDTLNQSGIIGLTVFIMTIFVVFKRIFRYKKEENNGVVFFIVAFLIHSMGEVNYYNYVGDVLLWFFVGICINTLYRFNSSLVSSKENL, encoded by the coding sequence ATGTTGAGTAAAAATAATGATGTTCGGGACAATATTGTTTTGGGTTATTTTATTATAACAATATTATTATTTTCATTTATATCGACAGGTGGCTATAAGTATGGTAATCAATTATTGCCTGATCCAGTTGTTTTTTATATAGAAAAGAACCCAATTTATTTTCACTTTTTTTTAAGCATTTCAGTGGCTGTTATTTTAAGTATTTTAATGAAATTTAGGTTGAGGTTTGATATTATTGCGTTTTTTTTATTAATAAAAATAATTGTTATAATTATACCTATAACATATATTCCAGAATATATGAATTATATAGGAAGGATTAGCTATCATATTATTGCGTTTATTGTTTATTTAATAGCACTACAGACAAAAAATAATAAAATAGAAGCATTTACAAAGGTAGCAATTGTTTTTTCAATAATTTTATCTATACAAGTAATATTTACTAGTTATTATAATTATTTAAATTTAGGTATTGATTTTGGGAATATTCTCTATAAACATTACATGAGGATTCCAATTGCTTCCTCTAATGTAATAGCTGCCTATTTAGTACCATGTATATTCTTGATTGCATATAACTCCAAACTAAGTAAATTTTCAAAAGCAATAATATTACCTATTATTTTTTTAGGAGTGCTACTCACTAAATCAGATGGTGCTATTGTGGTTTTCATAGTAACGTTCATATTGTCAAAAGTTTTTCTGAGTAAAAAAGGTATTTATATTAAATTGTTCTTTTCTTTTCTAATTTTAATTGCATTTATTATTTATCTTGTTTTTATGCGCTCAAATATATATTCAATTATGAATGGTAGATTTGAGGTTATTAGTAATGTTTTTAAAAATTGGGAGCAAAATATATTATTTGGAAATGGAGTAATATATGAAACTACAAATATTGGAAGCTTTACAGGGGGTCACAACATTTTACTTGATACATTAAATCAATCAGGAATTATTGGTTTAACTGTATTTATAATGACAATATTTGTTGTATTTAAGAGAATATTTAGGTATAAAAAAGAGGAAAATAATGGAGTAGTATTTTTTATTGTAGCATTCCTAATTCATTCAATGGGTGAGGTCAACTACTACAACTATGTTGGTGATGTACTACTTTGGTTTTTTGTGGGGATTTGTATTAATACTTTATATAGATTTAATTCTTCTCTAGTTTCTTCAAAAGAAAATCTATAA
- a CDS encoding glycosyltransferase, with amino-acid sequence MYNPLVSIIIPVYNGSNYLKQSIESALAQTYKNIEVVVVNDGSTDDGKTERIALSYGEKIRYFYKENGGVATALNFGIENMTGNWFSWLSHDDLYMPNKIESQIRKINELDLNTESTIISCKNGYIDANGSKVIYPNNFNSGLFSGNEMFALLLKGQNLNGCSLLIPKKALIETKGFNINYRFIQDFTCWVDLALNNNSFYLYDEELVKSRLHGEQDTIRLSSVHPKEIDDFLNKLLLRFKVDVSKNKNYIKDILFYYCTRKNNVKFSRKYKEVLIENGLFNTTDYTQYFALFVRGKIIWSMRNIYRTLVNKQYRR; translated from the coding sequence ATGTATAATCCATTAGTTTCAATTATTATACCGGTATATAATGGGAGCAATTATTTAAAACAAAGTATAGAAAGTGCACTAGCACAAACATATAAAAATATTGAAGTTGTTGTTGTAAATGATGGATCTACTGATGATGGAAAAACAGAACGTATTGCACTAAGCTATGGAGAAAAAATTCGCTATTTTTACAAGGAAAATGGTGGTGTAGCTACTGCATTAAATTTTGGAATTGAGAATATGACTGGTAATTGGTTCTCATGGTTAAGTCATGATGATTTATATATGCCGAATAAAATAGAATCTCAAATTAGAAAAATAAATGAGCTAGATTTAAATACTGAAAGTACAATTATCTCTTGCAAAAATGGCTATATAGATGCAAATGGTTCAAAAGTTATTTATCCAAATAATTTTAATAGTGGATTATTTTCAGGGAACGAAATGTTTGCACTACTATTAAAAGGTCAAAATTTAAATGGATGTTCTTTATTAATACCCAAAAAAGCTTTAATAGAAACAAAAGGGTTCAATATTAATTATAGATTTATTCAAGATTTTACTTGTTGGGTTGATTTAGCTTTGAATAATAATAGTTTTTATCTTTATGACGAGGAGCTCGTAAAATCACGGTTACATGGTGAGCAGGATACAATTCGTCTTTCAAGTGTACATCCCAAAGAAATAGATGATTTTCTGAATAAACTGTTGCTTAGGTTTAAAGTGGATGTAAGTAAAAATAAAAATTATATAAAGGATATTTTATTTTACTATTGTACGAGAAAAAATAATGTGAAATTTAGTCGTAAGTACAAAGAAGTTTTAATTGAAAATGGTCTATTTAATACTACTGATTATACGCAATATTTTGCTTTATTTGTGAGAGGAAAAATAATATGGTCTATGAGGAACATATATCGAACACTTGTTAACAAACAATATAGGAGATAG